Proteins found in one Microbacterium sp. LWS13-1.2 genomic segment:
- a CDS encoding PadR family transcriptional regulator, with protein MSLRYALLAILRVGPLSGYDLQKQFHQSVGHVWHAPDSQIYPELRKMEELGLIEGEEQTRGERGTRRMYHVTDAGNRAFLDWMASPLDYQRVRDPAHLRAAYLEAATPEDARGFLERHIAQWAGELAQWEGELERIDAVANPMLVRRLAVTADADRERTIAYKRFAYEGLVERAQGEIAWARRGLELVDRLDGAEAQSATGT; from the coding sequence ATGAGTCTGCGGTACGCGCTGTTGGCGATCCTGCGGGTGGGCCCGCTGTCGGGGTACGACCTGCAGAAGCAGTTCCACCAGTCCGTCGGACATGTGTGGCATGCACCCGACTCCCAGATTTACCCCGAGCTGCGCAAGATGGAGGAGCTCGGCCTCATCGAGGGCGAGGAGCAGACACGCGGCGAGCGCGGCACGCGCCGCATGTACCACGTGACGGATGCCGGCAACCGGGCGTTCCTCGACTGGATGGCCTCTCCCCTCGACTACCAGCGGGTTCGCGACCCCGCCCATCTGCGGGCCGCCTACCTGGAGGCGGCCACGCCAGAGGATGCGCGCGGGTTCCTCGAGCGGCACATCGCGCAGTGGGCGGGCGAGCTGGCGCAGTGGGAGGGCGAGCTCGAGCGCATCGACGCCGTCGCCAACCCCATGCTGGTGCGCCGCCTCGCGGTCACCGCCGACGCCGACCGTGAGCGGACCATCGCCTACAAGCGCTTCGCCTATGAAGGCCTCGTCGAGCGCGCGCAGGGCGAGATCGCCTGGGCGCGCCGCGGCCTCGAGCTCGTGGACCGCCTGGACGGCGCCGAGGCCCAGTCGGCGACCGGCACCTGA
- a CDS encoding aminomethyl transferase family protein gives MAKNLQELLDGQNAVEMLRNSQIGSYIYPVVPADFQNWIKEQKAWRDTAVLYDQSHHMDNVFLKGSDAIRLISDTAINSVATFPVNRAKQYVPTTASGHVIGDGILFHEAEDEYVYVGRAPASNWLLYHGETGGYSNLDVTVDRRSPSRPYGDAVSRRYYRFQIQGPAAWQVIEKLNGGPLEQLKFFSMSEMQIGGANVRTLRHGMAGAPGLEVWGPYEDHHRVRDIIVEAGAEFGLVPVGSRAYPSNTLESGWIPSPLPAIYSGEAERGYREWLGVDSYEATGTLAGSFVSQNIEDYYLTPWELGYGSFVKFDHDFIGRDALEKIDPATQRRKVTLAWNAEDVTKIFASLFDVEGDSYKFFDLPLANYGSANYDSVTDAGGDVVGFSMFTGYSANEKRALSLATVNPDVPEGAEVTVVWGEPNGGATKASVEPHQQLEVRAVVSPVPYSTVVRQSYQGGWRTGYQPQPA, from the coding sequence ATGGCGAAGAATCTGCAGGAGCTGCTCGACGGCCAGAACGCCGTCGAGATGCTGCGCAACTCGCAGATCGGCTCGTACATCTATCCGGTGGTCCCCGCGGACTTCCAGAACTGGATCAAGGAGCAGAAGGCCTGGCGCGACACCGCCGTGCTCTACGACCAGTCGCACCATATGGACAATGTGTTCCTCAAGGGCTCGGATGCGATCCGCCTGATCTCCGACACGGCTATCAACTCCGTCGCGACCTTCCCCGTGAACCGCGCGAAGCAGTACGTGCCGACGACCGCGTCGGGGCATGTCATCGGCGACGGCATCCTCTTCCACGAAGCCGAGGACGAGTACGTGTACGTCGGCCGCGCGCCGGCGTCGAACTGGCTGCTCTACCACGGTGAGACCGGGGGCTATTCGAACCTCGATGTCACCGTCGACCGCCGATCGCCGTCGCGCCCGTACGGCGACGCTGTGAGCCGGCGCTACTACCGGTTCCAGATCCAGGGGCCGGCCGCGTGGCAGGTGATCGAGAAGCTCAACGGCGGGCCGCTCGAGCAGCTGAAGTTCTTCAGCATGTCGGAGATGCAGATCGGCGGCGCGAACGTCCGCACCCTCCGCCACGGCATGGCCGGGGCGCCCGGTCTCGAAGTGTGGGGGCCGTACGAGGACCACCACCGCGTCCGCGACATCATCGTCGAGGCCGGCGCCGAGTTCGGGCTCGTGCCCGTGGGGTCGCGCGCCTACCCCTCGAACACCCTGGAGTCGGGCTGGATCCCCTCGCCGCTGCCGGCGATCTATTCGGGCGAGGCCGAGCGCGGCTACCGCGAGTGGCTCGGCGTCGACAGCTACGAGGCCACCGGCACGCTCGCCGGCTCGTTCGTGTCGCAGAACATCGAGGACTACTACCTGACGCCGTGGGAGCTCGGCTACGGCTCGTTCGTGAAGTTCGACCACGACTTCATCGGGCGGGACGCTCTCGAGAAGATCGACCCGGCGACGCAGCGACGCAAGGTCACGCTCGCGTGGAACGCCGAGGACGTCACGAAGATCTTCGCGTCGCTCTTCGACGTCGAGGGCGACAGCTACAAGTTCTTCGACCTGCCGCTGGCGAACTACGGGTCGGCGAACTACGACTCGGTGACGGATGCCGGAGGCGACGTCGTCGGGTTCTCGATGTTCACCGGGTACAGCGCCAACGAGAAGCGCGCGCTCTCGCTCGCGACCGTGAACCCCGACGTGCCGGAAGGCGCCGAGGTGACGGTCGTCTGGGGTGAGCCGAACGGCGGCGCCACGAAGGCCTCGGTCGAACCGCACCAGCAGCTGGAGGTGCGCGCGGTGGTCTCGCCGGTGCCGTACTCCACGGTGGTGCGTCAGAGCTACCAGGGCGGCTGGCGCACCGGATACCAGCCCCAGCCCGCCTGA
- a CDS encoding DUF998 domain-containing protein, whose translation MTALVAGGITVGLITILHVLEPEYDPSWRMISEYSVGRYGWVMRLAFVTMAISPAAICVALWPFGGVWTIGLAAVAVSALGAAFIDADPIMTPRAQATPVGRAHTVLGIVLLAGFPPTALIAGTGVTPALGWMLAIASVVPWAGLVWFLIAAAPAHGQGGSPEIRIGWPDRFCLLAYLAWVVLAAIGVLSVG comes from the coding sequence CTGATCACCATCCTCCACGTGCTCGAGCCCGAGTATGATCCATCCTGGCGGATGATCAGCGAGTACTCCGTCGGGCGATACGGGTGGGTCATGCGCCTCGCCTTCGTCACGATGGCCATCAGCCCCGCCGCGATCTGCGTCGCCTTGTGGCCGTTCGGTGGTGTGTGGACGATCGGCCTTGCCGCTGTCGCAGTGAGCGCGCTCGGTGCTGCGTTCATCGACGCCGATCCGATCATGACTCCGCGCGCTCAGGCCACGCCCGTGGGCAGGGCGCACACGGTACTGGGAATTGTGCTCCTCGCCGGCTTTCCCCCTACCGCGCTGATTGCGGGGACTGGGGTGACGCCCGCGCTGGGATGGATGCTGGCGATCGCCTCCGTCGTTCCGTGGGCCGGCCTGGTGTGGTTCCTCATCGCCGCGGCTCCCGCCCACGGGCAGGGCGGCTCACCTGAGATCCGAATCGGTTGGCCGGACAGGTTCTGCCTCCTCGCCTACCTGGCATGGGTGGTGCTCGCCGCTATCGGCGTTCTGTCCGTCGGGTGA
- a CDS encoding DUF222 domain-containing protein, producing the protein MTNLADALTELGDALAKVSAAALADGGLRGCADTDVLGALATAGRIRRSAEAVMVEAVAVIVDRDGGVGHADRLTTRYGCRNMSELVQRATRVSGRTASDLIAAANAVQQSVALSTGEVLPAEFPGMRAALSAGQVGIDGIIAVTGAFRGCQTGRADMLAADTELAAAACGEGVDAAPPASADELRALAQVWAAYLDQDGAEPDDTRALRRRGVSLGRRGDDGLVPFRGRLLPELAAQLQLGFDSVLNPRADGAPAPGPCFVEDPERDPWEPVASAADQRSHAQKQHDAFAVLLTAAAASGELPTLGGAAPTLVVSVRQEDLAAGHGRAHLPGDDQPVPLPVARHIACTGAIERVVLGENGRIVSITTLDRIFNHHQRKAITLRDGGCLIPGCHVPPQWCELHHVEEHSRGGPTHTDNGVLLCWFHHRTIDTGGWHIRMLDGIPYVKGPYWWDAQVKWRPAMKSPTRRRDLIALPT; encoded by the coding sequence ATGACGAACCTCGCCGACGCTCTCACGGAGCTCGGCGACGCGCTCGCGAAAGTGTCCGCGGCGGCGCTCGCCGACGGTGGGCTGCGGGGGTGCGCTGACACCGACGTGCTCGGTGCACTCGCGACGGCCGGCCGGATCCGGCGCAGCGCAGAAGCGGTCATGGTCGAGGCTGTCGCGGTGATCGTGGACCGTGATGGTGGCGTCGGTCACGCTGACCGGCTCACGACGCGTTACGGATGCCGCAACATGAGCGAACTCGTGCAGCGCGCGACGCGCGTCTCGGGGCGGACGGCGTCCGACCTGATAGCCGCAGCGAACGCGGTGCAGCAGTCTGTCGCGTTGTCCACCGGTGAGGTGCTGCCGGCGGAGTTCCCGGGTATGCGGGCAGCGCTGAGTGCCGGGCAGGTCGGCATCGACGGGATCATCGCGGTCACCGGCGCGTTCCGCGGCTGCCAGACCGGCCGGGCCGACATGCTCGCCGCAGACACCGAGCTGGCCGCCGCCGCGTGTGGCGAGGGAGTGGATGCCGCGCCGCCGGCGTCGGCGGACGAGTTGCGCGCCCTGGCGCAGGTGTGGGCGGCGTACCTCGACCAGGACGGCGCGGAACCCGACGACACCCGTGCGCTCCGTCGGCGGGGTGTCAGCCTGGGTCGTCGCGGCGACGACGGCCTCGTCCCTTTTCGCGGACGCCTCCTCCCCGAACTGGCCGCGCAGCTGCAGCTCGGCTTCGACAGCGTTCTCAATCCGCGCGCCGACGGCGCACCGGCACCAGGGCCCTGCTTCGTCGAGGATCCGGAACGCGATCCATGGGAGCCCGTGGCGTCGGCGGCTGATCAGCGCAGCCACGCCCAGAAGCAGCACGACGCGTTCGCGGTGCTGCTCACCGCCGCCGCCGCATCCGGCGAACTACCCACCCTCGGCGGCGCCGCGCCCACCCTGGTGGTGTCGGTGCGCCAGGAGGACCTCGCAGCCGGCCACGGTCGCGCCCACCTCCCCGGCGACGACCAGCCGGTCCCGCTCCCGGTCGCCCGGCACATCGCCTGCACGGGTGCCATCGAACGCGTCGTGCTGGGCGAGAACGGGCGGATCGTGTCGATCACGACCCTGGACCGCATCTTCAACCACCACCAACGCAAAGCGATCACGCTCCGCGACGGCGGCTGCCTCATCCCCGGTTGCCATGTCCCACCGCAATGGTGCGAGCTCCACCATGTCGAAGAGCACTCCCGCGGCGGCCCGACGCACACTGATAACGGAGTCTTGCTCTGCTGGTTTCATCATCGGACGATCGACACCGGCGGCTGGCACATCCGCATGCTCGACGGCATCCCATATGTGAAGGGCCCGTACTGGTGGGACGCGCAAGTGAAGTGGCGACCCGCCATGAAGTCCCCCACCCGAAGGCGCGACCTCATCGCCCTGCCCACGTGA